The Jatrophihabitans sp. genome includes the window AGACAGGGACTCAGAACAGGGCGTTGGCCAGCTCCCGGCGGGCCGGCGGCACCCGCGGGTCATCCGGTCCGAGCAGCTCGAAGTACTCCACCAGCCGGTCACGCACCGGCATCCGGTCCTCGCCGCGCAGCCGCCGCACCAGCGAGACCAGCCGGCTGAACGCCGCCTCGACCTGGTTGTTGGCCAGCTCGGTGTCGGCGGCGGCGAGCTGGGCCTCCACGTCGTCGGGCGCCGCGGTCGCCGCCTCGATGGCGTCACGCGGCAGCACCGACAGCCGCCGCAGCAACCCGACCTGGCGCAGGGCCAGTTGCGCGTCGGTGTTGGCCGGCTCGACATTCAAGATCGCCTGGTAGCGCTCCGCGGCCAGGTCGAAGTCACCGGCCTCGAGCGCGTCCTCGGCGGCGGTGAACCGCTCGTCCTCCGGAGGCTCGGGGGGCGCAGCGGGGCCGGGCGCCTCGCCGGCGGCCTGAGCGTCAACCGGGCCGCCCGGGCCGGACAGGCCCGCCTGGCCGGCCGCCTGCAGCAGCGCCGCCAGGAACTCGCGCAGCTGAGCCTCGGGCAGCGCGCCCTGAAAGCCCGGCACCAGCTGACCGCCGATCACCGCGAAGACCGTCGGCAGGCTCTGCACCTGCAGCATCTGCGCGATCCGCTGGTTGGCCTCGACATCGATGGTGGCCAGCAACCAGCTGCCGCCCGATTCCTGAGCCAGTCGCTTCAACAACGGTGAGAGCTGCTTGCTCGGCTCGCTCCACTCCGCCCACAGGTCCAGCAACACCGGCACCTGGAACGAGCGGTCCAGCACCTCGGCCTGGAAATTCGCCTCGGTTGCCTCTACGACGTACTGCCCGCCGGCCGGAGGTGGAGCGCTC containing:
- a CDS encoding tetratricopeptide repeat protein: MRPGSRPARSKSAAPAPSPAAVAAMSGAVDLAAVKARSEAAARAASAPPPAGGQYVVEATEANFQAEVLDRSFQVPVLLDLWAEWSEPSKQLSPLLKRLAQESGGSWLLATIDVEANQRIAQMLQVQSLPTVFAVIGGQLVPGFQGALPEAQLREFLAALLQAAGQAGLSGPGGPVDAQAAGEAPGPAAPPEPPEDERFTAAEDALEAGDFDLAAERYQAILNVEPANTDAQLALRQVGLLRRLSVLPRDAIEAATAAPDDVEAQLAAADTELANNQVEAAFSRLVSLVRRLRGEDRMPVRDRLVEYFELLGPDDPRVPPARRELANALF